A single genomic interval of Zingiber officinale cultivar Zhangliang chromosome 4A, Zo_v1.1, whole genome shotgun sequence harbors:
- the LOC121971260 gene encoding vesicle-associated protein 2-1-like, giving the protein MRVGGQMISVYPEELSFEVELEKPSPCNIKVVNNTEHHVAFKVKTTSPKKYFVRPNASVVQPWDSCTVTVTLQAQKELPPDMQCKDKFLIQSAKVPPTNDIDEIPKDTFNKDGEKVIEELKLRVVYNPPSQNGYENLEEESGLTSYKSRASNVLKNSSSDEALQQLKEERDFIVHQNHQFKRELEMLNKRRSRKTDAGFSMTFAAFAGLVGITFGFILNLLFTASPTS; this is encoded by the exons ATGCGCGTCGGCGGCCAAATGATCTCCGTTTACCCGGAAGAGCTCAGCTTCGAAG TTGAGTTGGAGAAGCCATCGCCCTGCAATATCAAGGTCGTCAACAACACGGAGCATCATGTCGCCTTCAAG GTGAAAACGACGTCTCCTAAGAAGTATTTTGTTCGACCTAATGCAAGCGTGGTACAACCTTGGGACTCATGTACCGTGACAG TCACCCTCCAAGCTCAGAAGGAGCTCCCTCCGGATATGCAATGCAAGGATAAATTCCTCATTCAGAGTGCTAAGGTTCCCCCGACTAACGATATCGATGAAATCCCTAAAGACACA TTCAATAAAGATGGTGAAAAGGTGATAGAGGAACTCAAACTTAGGGTTGTTTATAACCCCCCCTCGCAAAACGGATATGAAAATTTGGAAGAAGAATCTGGTCTTACTTCTTATAAGAGCAGAGCATCTAAT GTGTTGAAAAATTCAAGTTCTGATGAG GCATTGCAACAGTTGAAGGAAGAACGTGATTTTATTGTTCATCAAAATCATCAGTTCAAAAGGGAATTG GAAATGTTGAACAAACGCCGAAGTCGCAAAACTGATGCTGGTTTTTCCATGACGTTTGCTGCATTTGCCGGCCTCGTCGGCATAACATTTGGGTTCATCCTAAACCTTCTATTCACTGCATCACCAACTTCATGA
- the LOC121971261 gene encoding nucleoside diphosphate kinase B, producing the protein MELTFIMIKPDGVQRGLIGEIISRFEKKGFYLKGLKQVSVERSFAEKHYADLSAKPFFGSLVEYIISGPVVAMVWEGKNVVVTGRKIIGATNPAESAPGTIRGDYAIDIGRNVIHGSDSVESARKEIALWFPEGISEWQSNLHPWIYE; encoded by the exons ATGGAGCTGACCTTCATCATGATCAAGCCCGACGGCGTCCAACGCGGCTTG ATTGGAGAAATCATTAGCAGGTTTGAGAAAAAGGGATTCTACTTGAaag GGTTGAAGCAGGTGAGCGTGGAACGCTCCTTTGCGGAGAAGCACTACGCTGACCTCTCTGCTAAGCCCTTCTTTGGTTCCCTGGTGGAGTACATCATCTCTGGTCCAGTGGTAGCCATGGTGTGGGAGGGAAAGAATGTTGTGGTTACTGGACGCAAGATCATTGGGGCAACCAACCCAGCTGAATCTGCCCCCGGAACCATTCGTGGAGACTATGCAATTGACATCGGCAG GAATGTGATTCATGGAAGTGACTCTGTCGAGAGTGCGAGGAAAGAGATTGCTCTGTGGTTCCCCGAAGGCATCTCTGAGTGGCAGAGCAACCTCCACCCCTGGATTTACGAGTAG
- the LOC121971259 gene encoding 50S ribosomal protein L19-1, chloroplastic-like has protein sequence MASAALLRPLSSLPTPALRSATPGSSLSSSSLPSFLVAPRWTYSSVAIHRSRGMAAVVVRAASSEEEEALADIDTDDVDEEEVSEVVEADKKLSRKPRVKLGDIMGILSKRAIEASVLERPVPDIRTGDIVEIKLEVPENRRRLSIYKGIVISKQNAGVHTTIRIRRIIAGVGVEIVFPVYSPNIKEIKVVSHRKVRRARLYYLRDKLPRLSTFK, from the exons ATGGCCTCCGCCGCGCTCCTCCGCCCTCTCTCCTCGCTACCCACGCCCGCTCTTCGCTCTGCGACGCCAGGCTCGTCCTTATCTTCCTCATCCCTCCCCTCGTTCTTGGTGGCTCCGCGTTGGACCTATAGTTCCGTTGCGATCCACCGGAGCAGGGGAATGGCGGCGGTAGTCGTTAGGGCCGCTAgctcggaggaagaagaggcgtTGGCTGACATCGATACGGATGATGTGGACGAGGAGGAAGTTTCCGAGGTGGTGGAAGCCGATAAGAAGTTGTccaggaaacctagggtcaagcTTGGGGACATAATGGGG ATTCTGAGCAAGAGAGCAATTGAGGCTTCGGTGTTGGAGAGGCCTGTGCCTGATATCAGGACTGGGGACATAGTAGAGATTAAACTG GAAGTTCCAGAGAATCGGCGTCGCTTATCCATCTACAAGGGAATAGTTATTTCCAAGCAAAATGCTGGTGTTCATACTACCATTCGCATCAGGAGGATTATTGCCGGTGTTGGAGTCGAGATTGTTTTTCCAGT GTACTCACCTAACATTAAGGAGATAAAAGTTGTAAGCCATAGGAAGGTACGCAGGGCGAGGCTGTACTACTTGAGGGACAAGCTTCCTCGGCTCTCAACCTTCAAGTGA
- the LOC121971262 gene encoding GATA transcription factor 26-like → MVKEGPCRHCGVTSTPLWRNGPPEKPILCNACGSRWRTKGSLTNYVPLHAREAFDATEVKVPQKITVFFKEKKLQKKNESCILEGDRAMPHSDQYYHKIVEGDTSNRSSSGSAISGSDSCVHFGTTDASEITGSVQSNVWDSLVPSKKRAFLACPKPSSIEKLTKDLYSILHEEQASNMSRTSEDDNLLYESGIPFDSSEIGYGGLLIKHPYPKSIEEESEASSFPVEKLKTIKEGYSSSISAPVNSDNKGTSCTKSSADTMKSAAQVYRDTIYRDTISHEQMIMLQDRDSPLGYADLSALIDFEGFTKYLTFEERQRLMKYLPLIDIAKPPESLKAMFSSSQFMETLSYFQLLLQDGVFDLSLSEANAEECKTLKRLVLRNCKRIEWSEFYQKLKDASSKKIREGDGTLSKPTFPQTSNLASLKRQRDKQHNCSDIKTPVKSTKRVCRPELMNPPPSLSANQLESSAISKVTDDANKFLDDEDCCFSPRRLFASLPDRNSMLFIVDSTEDNLLLNMPSSSASFPEAQLLCHHPWEQKMNRNSSTKEGGVKEQPSSSFSNR, encoded by the exons ATGGTAAAGGAAGGACCTTGCCGTCATTGTGGAGTTACAA GTACTCCTCTTTGGAGGAATGGGCCACCTGAAAAGCCAATTTTATGCAATGCATGTGGTTCCAGGTGGAGAACCAAGGGCTCATTGACAAATTATGTGCCTCTGCATGCTCGAGAAGCTTTCGATGCAACTGAAGTAAAAGTCCCCCAAAAGATTACTGTATTCTTCAAAGAGAAGAAACTGCAAAAGAAGAACGAAAGTTGTATATTGGAAGGTGATCGTGCAATGCCGCATTCAGACCAGTATTATCATAAGATTGTTGAGGGTGATACAAGCAATCGATCTAGTTCCGGATCAGCCATTTCAGGTTCAGATAGCTGTGTGCATTTTGGCACAACTGATGCGAGTGAGATAACAG GTTCGGTGCAGTCAAATGTATGGGACTCACTAGTACCTTCTAAGAAGAGAGCATTTTTGGCTTGCCCTAAACCTTCTTCTATTGAAAAACTCACAAAGGATCTATATTCCATTTTGCACGAAGAACAAGCCTCAAACATGTCCAGAACCTCAGAAGATGACAATCTGCTTTATGAAAGTGGAATTCCATTTGATTCTTCTGAGATTGGTTATGGAGGTCTACTCATTAAGCATCCATATCCAAAATCCATTGAGGAAGAATCAGAAGCTAGCTCATTTCCAGTAGAAAAACTTAAAACCATTAAGGAAGGATATTCAAGCTCAATATCCGCACCTGTAAATAGCGATAACAAAGGAACCAGTTGTACTAAATCCAGTGCGGACACAATGAAGTCAGCAGCGCAAGTATATCGAGATACCATCTACAG GGACACAATTTCTCATGAACAAATGATCATGTTGCAAGATAGAGATTCTCCCTTGGGTTATGCAGATTTAAGT GCTTTGATTGACTTTGAGGGTTTCACAAAATATTTGACATTTGAGGAACGACAGAGATTGATGAAATATCTACCATTGATTGACATTGCCAAACCTCCTGAAAG TCTCAAGGCAATGTTCTCCAGCTCCCAATTTATGGAGACATTGTCTTACTTCCAACTACTGCTTCAGGACGGAGTTTTTGATCTGTCATTGTCCGAAGCAAATGCTGAGGAGTGTAAAACTTTAAAGAGGCTCGTATTACGAAATTGCAAAAGAATCGAATGGTCAGAATTCTACCAAAAATTAAAG GATGCATCCTCTAAGAAGATCAGAGAAGGAGATGGAACACTGAGCAAACCCACATTTCCTCAGACTTCCAATTTAGCATCCCTGAAAAGGCAGCGGGACAAGCAACATAACTGTTCAG ATATCAAAACCCCTGTGAAAAGTACTAAAAGAGTATGCAGGCCTGAGCTGATGAATCCTCCTCCTTCACTATCTGCAAATCAGCTGGAATCTAGTGCCATTTCAAAAGTAACTGATGACGCAAACAAGTTTCTTGACGATGAAGATTGTTGCTTCAGTCCGAGAAGGCTTTTTGCTTCTCTTCCTGATAGAAATTCAATGTTGTTCATCGTCGACAGTACTGAAGACAATCTGCTTCTCAACATGCCATCGTCGAGCGCATCATTTCCTGAAGCACAACTACTGTGCCATCATCCATGGGAGCAGAAGATGAACCGAAATAGTTCGACAAAAGAGGGTGGAGTCAAAGAGCAACCATCTTCGAGTTTCAGTAATAGATAA
- the LOC121973682 gene encoding uncharacterized protein LOC121973682, whose protein sequence is MASYGGVLRRSASVVQRARDGVRSTRKALARFARPQSFAAPPDAEAAAVRAVRNVRSFRFHYALLFWILILASLFPHRRPTMLFLMAASKLALFFGALLKVFPNSAIVQRIVDRRVMAALVIFVIGTEIVVTNAVLEFLLAVAVGVPLVLLHAVFRVRDDLTAVVEETAAVVNGGEFRQIVEKEKKEDLELGS, encoded by the coding sequence ATGGCGAGCTACGGCGGCGTTCTCCGGCGCTCCGCCTCCGTAGTGCAGCGCGCCCGAGATGGAGTTCGATCCACCCGCAAGGCTCTGGCTCGCTTCGCCAGGCCTCAGTCCTTCGCCGCGCCGCCCGACGCCGAAGCTGCTGCTGTCCGCGCCGTCCGCAACGTCCGATCCTTCCGCTTCCATTATGCGCTTCTATTCTGGATCCTGATCCTCGCCTCCCTCTTCCCCCACCGCCGCCCCACCATGCTCTTCCTCATGGCCGCCTCCAAGCTCGCCCTCTTCTTCGGCGCACTCCTCAAGGTCTTCCCCAATTCTGCCATTGTCCAGCGCATCGTCGATCGAAGAGTTATGGCAGCGCTTGTGATCTTCGTGATCGGGACCGAGATCGTGGTGACGAACGCTGTGCTGGAGTTTCTGCTAGCGGTGGCCGTCGGCGTGCCCTTGGTGCTGCTCCACGCCGTGTTCCGCGTGCGGGACGACTTAACGGCTGTAGTCGAAGAGACAGCGGCGGTTGTAAACGGTGGAGAATTCAGGCAGATCGTGgagaaggagaaaaaggaagaTCTTGAACTGGGTTCGTGA